Proteins co-encoded in one Garra rufa chromosome 21, GarRuf1.0, whole genome shotgun sequence genomic window:
- the olfm4.1 gene encoding olfactomedin-4 produces the protein MIATVLYFVFLRSAVVEGALNPWAEGSASGGDCFCEAFLPNSTFPIGQLISLENTAVEINYKLELEISKVEMYEVKLQVYIAKITNLTVLIELMERDPDSYNELQLEEVKIQIKQVEALIVELKASIQTSSTVLISIRQQISVVIAVLTELEITYDKNLVLVTRREYIILQQKLEECERRHDELFNPDIGICTHSGIRRISKPIISQLNADLTSSYAYGGWGKDSKPMPGSENMYWYSASSDTTVNRIIQYSDYYKLIMRQPFKIHSLYVQYNYDRRGTGNNYVVRENTMYYQFRSPFAMAKWNMTSATIEYKVVPEASTQFSYHYSANQNLDFAGDESGLWVTYATAESKGKLVLGRINEESFEVEEVWQTSIFKPSVGNTFMVCGVLYATRSVDSKTEEIFYTFDTRTEQESYVSIPFEKFQEFYAYLDYNPTDQKLYMFNNGYYVAYHVWFNHEGSLTGE, from the exons ATGATTGCCACAGTTCTTTATTTCGTCTTCTTGAGGTCCGCTGTTGTCGAGGGG GCATTGAATCCCTGGGCTGAAGGCAGCGCCTCCGGTGGAGACTGTTTCTGTGAGGCTTTTCTTCCCAACAGCACATTTCCAATCGGACAACTCATCTCGCTGGAGAACACAGCAGTTGAAATCAACTACAAACTGGAGCTGGAGATTAGCAAG GTGGAGATGTACGAGGTTAAACTACAAGTCTATATAGCAAAGATAACGAACCTGACTGTGCTGATCGAGCTGATGGAGCGTGACCCCGACTCGTACAATGAGCTACAACTAGAGGAGGTGAAAATCCAGATCAAGCAGGTGGAGGCTCTAATTGTGGAGCTGAAGGCGTCTATCCAAACCAGCTCTACTGTCCTCATATCCATACGCCAACAG ATCAGTGTTGTGATTGCTGTGCTGACTGAGCTGGAGATCACCTACGATAAGAACCTCGTTCTCGTGACACGTCGAGAATACATCATTCTTCAGCAGAAACTGGAGGAGTGCGAGAGACGCCACGATGAACTCTTTAACCCCGACATTG GAATCTGCACTCATAGTGGAATTAGAAGAATCAGCAAACCCATCATCAGCCAGCTGAATGCAGATCTGACTTCAAGTTATGCGTATGGAGGATGGGGCAAAGACTCAAAGCCAATGCCTGGTTCTGAAAACATGTACTGGTACTCCGCCTCTAGCGACACAACGGTCAACAGAATCATACAGTACTCTGACTACTACAAACTGATCATGAGACAGCCCTTCAAGATACATTCGCTTTATGTCCAATATAATTATGATAGGAGAGGCACAGGAAACAACTACGTTGTGCGTGAAAACACCATGTACTATCAGTTCAGAAGCCCTTTTGCTATGGCAAAGTGGAACATGACCAGTGCAACAATTGAATATAAGGTGGTTCCCGAAGCCAGCACCCAATTCTCATACCATTACTCAGCCAACCAGAACCTGGACTTTGCAGGTGATGAGTCTGGCCTGTGGGTGACTTACGCTACGGCGGAATCAAAGGGTAAACTGGTTTTAGGGAGGATCAATGAAGAGTCATTTGAAGTAGAGGAGGTTTGGCAGACCAGTATTTTCAAACCATCTGTAGGAAACACTTTCATGGTGTGTGGGGTTCTGTATGCCACAAGGTCTGTAGACTCTAAAACCGAGGAGATCTTTTACACCTTTGACACTCGCACCGAACAGGAAAGCTATGTTAGTATTCCCTTTGAGAAGTTTCAGGAGTTCTATGCTTACTTGGACTACAACCCCACTGATCAGAAACTTTACATGTTCAACAATGGCTATTATGTCGCCTATCATGTTTGGTTCAACCATGAGGGCTCTCTGACTGGCGAGTGA